The Haloplanus natans DSM 17983 genome has a segment encoding these proteins:
- the sod gene encoding superoxide dismutase, translating into MTDYELDPLPYDYDALEPHISEQVLTWHHDTHHQGYVNGWNSAEETLEANRDDGDFGSSAGAIRNVTHNGSGHILHDLFWNCMSPEGGDEPSGDLADRIEEDFGSYEAWKGEFEAAAGAAGGWALLVYDSFSNQLRNVVVDKHDQGALWGSHPILALDVWEHSYYHDYGPARGDFIDNFFEVVDWDEPSARYDEAVQLFE; encoded by the coding sequence ATGACTGACTACGAACTTGACCCCCTGCCGTATGACTACGACGCGCTCGAACCGCACATCAGCGAGCAGGTACTGACCTGGCATCACGACACCCACCATCAGGGGTACGTGAACGGCTGGAACAGCGCCGAGGAGACGCTCGAAGCGAACCGTGACGACGGCGACTTCGGCTCCTCGGCGGGTGCGATTCGGAACGTCACGCACAACGGCTCCGGGCACATCCTCCACGACCTCTTCTGGAACTGCATGTCTCCGGAGGGTGGCGACGAGCCAAGCGGTGACCTCGCCGATCGCATCGAGGAGGACTTCGGCTCCTACGAGGCCTGGAAGGGTGAATTCGAGGCCGCTGCCGGCGCCGCCGGTGGCTGGGCACTCCTGGTGTACGACAGCTTCTCGAACCAGCTTCGCAACGTCGTGGTCGACAAGCACGACCAGGGCGCGCTCTGGGGCTCGCACCCCATCCTCGCGCTGGACGTCTGGGAGCACTCGTACTACCACGACTACGGTCCCGCCCGTGGCGACTTCATCGACAACTTCTTCGAGGTCGTCGACTGGGACGAACCGAGCGCCCGCTACGACGAAGCGGTTCAGCTGTTCGAATAG
- a CDS encoding DUF7563 family protein, with amino-acid sequence MPTCKNCGNHVSKCFARVFGDEAGRVYACPNCSATAGIGEVTRERRPR; translated from the coding sequence ATGCCAACCTGTAAAAACTGTGGCAACCACGTCTCGAAATGCTTCGCGCGGGTATTCGGTGATGAAGCCGGTCGTGTGTATGCCTGTCCCAATTGCTCCGCAACTGCTGGGATTGGGGAGGTCACACGAGAACGACGGCCGCGCTAG
- a CDS encoding AMP-binding protein: MSEHRPPTLKGLYESTLRRHATAPAITFDGETLTYAELDSRSARAAAALRECGLETPDRVGVLMSNRLEYPITDIGLTRAGLVKVPLNDMLSAGDIEYMLANSDASAVVVGPNFVETIATVAPNVPTLEHVITVDAYAPASIAEQYRTVRFDRLLDEVTPEPPAVSVGRETLAGIFHTGGTTGDPKGVKHTQENLALNAFAHAVELDICPRETLLLMTPLPHSAGLIMAGGLTQGCRHVVTQGFDARRALETIEHEGVSWTFMVPTMIYRVLDLLGEESYDTTTLETLAYGAAPMKPARLREGLDRLGRVFVQFYGQYETPDLITVLPKHAHDPDDEKRLSSCGLPTSMCEVTVVDDDGDPVPTGEPGEILARGAYSMAGYYEMPERTEETIVDGWIHTGDIGRMDEDGYVYILDRDSDVIITGGMNVYSVTVEDVIQQHEQVANVAVIGVPDDDWGEAVKAVVVPEDDTVDRAALLAFCADRLADYETPKSVDIVESLPTTPYGKLDKKRLREPYWAAEEREIT, from the coding sequence ATGTCTGAACACCGTCCCCCGACGCTGAAGGGCCTCTACGAGTCCACGCTCCGTCGGCACGCAACTGCGCCCGCCATCACGTTCGACGGCGAGACGCTGACCTACGCCGAACTCGACTCACGGTCGGCCCGCGCTGCTGCTGCACTCCGCGAATGCGGCCTCGAAACGCCGGATCGCGTGGGCGTTCTCATGTCGAACCGGCTGGAGTACCCCATCACTGATATCGGACTTACACGCGCCGGCCTCGTGAAAGTCCCGCTGAACGACATGCTCTCGGCAGGCGACATCGAGTATATGCTGGCAAACAGCGACGCGAGCGCCGTCGTCGTCGGTCCGAACTTCGTCGAGACCATCGCGACAGTCGCGCCGAACGTACCGACGCTGGAACACGTGATCACCGTCGACGCCTACGCTCCGGCCTCGATTGCGGAGCAGTATCGGACCGTTCGATTCGACCGGCTTCTCGACGAGGTAACTCCCGAACCACCGGCGGTGTCGGTCGGTCGGGAGACGCTCGCGGGCATCTTCCACACCGGCGGCACGACCGGCGATCCGAAGGGGGTGAAACACACACAGGAGAACCTCGCGTTGAACGCGTTCGCCCACGCCGTCGAACTCGACATCTGCCCGCGCGAGACGCTGTTGTTGATGACGCCCCTGCCGCACTCGGCCGGACTCATCATGGCCGGTGGACTCACGCAGGGGTGTCGCCACGTTGTCACGCAAGGGTTCGACGCCCGGCGTGCGCTCGAAACCATCGAGCACGAGGGGGTGTCGTGGACGTTCATGGTGCCGACGATGATCTATCGCGTCCTCGACCTGCTCGGCGAGGAGTCGTACGACACCACGACGCTGGAGACGCTCGCCTACGGCGCCGCCCCGATGAAGCCGGCTCGACTGCGGGAGGGACTCGACCGACTGGGGCGCGTCTTCGTCCAGTTCTACGGCCAGTACGAAACGCCGGACCTTATCACGGTGCTGCCGAAACACGCCCACGACCCGGACGACGAGAAACGGCTCTCGTCCTGTGGTCTCCCCACGTCGATGTGTGAGGTGACCGTCGTTGACGACGACGGTGATCCGGTTCCGACCGGGGAGCCGGGTGAAATCCTCGCCCGTGGCGCCTACTCTATGGCGGGGTACTACGAGATGCCCGAGCGAACCGAGGAGACGATAGTCGACGGCTGGATCCACACCGGCGATATCGGCCGGATGGACGAGGACGGCTACGTCTACATCCTCGACCGCGACTCCGACGTCATCATCACCGGCGGGATGAACGTGTACTCGGTTACCGTCGAAGACGTGATCCAGCAACACGAACAGGTCGCGAACGTCGCCGTCATCGGCGTACCGGACGACGACTGGGGTGAGGCGGTCAAGGCCGTCGTCGTCCCGGAGGACGACACCGTGGACCGAGCGGCACTCCTCGCGTTCTGTGCCGACCGGCTGGCCGACTACGAGACGCCGAAGTCCGTCGACATCGTCGAGTCGCTCCCGACGACGCCGTACGGAAAACTCGACAAGAAGCGGCTCCGCGAACCCTACTGGGCCGCCGAGGAGCGCGAAATCACCTGA
- a CDS encoding hydantoinase B/oxoprolinase family protein has translation MSSTDQTKTEERRADARRELTKVREKRQRGEGIGWNGKTLREQLAKLEDKTEATDHYNGLSTLTLKQDDPIRYEQLYARLRGDLVTAREISKEVSATPIVEQEGELCYGLFTPEGDSIAVSTGIIVHIHTMSEAIKFIINHDYEENPKIEPGDIFVNNDPHVGDVHPCDLMTLIPIFHEGELVAWAGGVNHVIDTGAIGPGSMNVSQASRFGDGAYYTARKVGEEFELYNSWKKEYPAKTRTPDFLKLDERTRMTGCLMIRDAVKELIGSIGVDTFKQLSREAVEDGRRGFRKRIKKTMLPGTYRGASFVDALYEGQANVTREYANENHLMHAPSELHIREDGSFQVSFEGANKWGWHPYNCTPAAIQGGVWVMLTQTVIPNERVNDGAYYACDFHLPVGSWANTQNTETAHAYAWHFLVSAWAPLWQHLSRGYYARGFWEEINAGNANTSNWLQGGGIDQFDKLHAVNSFEAACEGVGARYVEDGEPHASAVWNPEGDMGDAEAWERVEPLPFLGRAVKPNTGGAGRRAGGSGFESMRTVKDVSRWLLYEMGNGYMTSDGGLFGGYPAASGYILNATDTDLQERFENQDDYPQHDLDPESGEFESKVDGEITRRPEGISTPKEFDDYDLYLNYLRGGSGLGDPLERDPENVVDDIHDGYVLPRHAKDAYAVVVEKVDDEARHNSAVHGEYELDREATEKLRAERLAERAEKAKPVSEWYEEERERIREQNLIDDVKKTYESSMRMSTPFADFYREFWELSEDFEWDLSEKAQRSLDNRFDTGLRPMWDNYTRRHKIWLNVDDEPYVPYTWHADRSIQDLSDIESTFGDDGR, from the coding sequence ATGAGTTCGACTGATCAGACCAAGACGGAAGAACGACGTGCGGACGCACGACGCGAACTGACCAAAGTTCGAGAGAAACGCCAACGAGGCGAGGGAATCGGCTGGAACGGCAAGACGCTCCGCGAGCAACTCGCCAAACTTGAGGATAAGACCGAGGCGACGGATCACTACAATGGGCTGTCGACGCTCACGCTGAAGCAGGACGACCCGATTCGGTACGAGCAGCTGTACGCCCGACTCCGGGGTGATCTGGTGACCGCGCGCGAGATATCGAAAGAAGTCTCGGCGACGCCCATCGTCGAGCAGGAAGGCGAGCTGTGCTATGGCCTATTCACGCCGGAGGGTGACTCGATCGCCGTCTCGACGGGGATCATCGTGCACATCCACACGATGAGCGAGGCGATCAAATTCATTATCAACCACGATTACGAGGAAAATCCGAAGATCGAGCCAGGTGATATCTTCGTCAACAACGACCCCCACGTCGGAGACGTCCATCCTTGTGATCTAATGACACTCATCCCCATCTTCCACGAGGGAGAACTCGTCGCGTGGGCAGGCGGCGTCAACCACGTCATCGACACCGGAGCCATCGGCCCCGGAAGCATGAACGTCTCGCAGGCGTCCCGTTTCGGCGACGGCGCCTACTACACGGCCCGTAAAGTCGGTGAGGAGTTCGAACTGTACAATTCGTGGAAGAAAGAGTATCCCGCCAAAACACGGACACCGGACTTCCTGAAACTCGACGAGCGGACTCGCATGACCGGCTGTCTGATGATTCGGGATGCGGTCAAAGAGCTGATCGGCTCCATCGGGGTCGATACCTTCAAACAACTGTCTCGTGAGGCAGTTGAGGACGGTCGCAGAGGCTTCCGAAAGCGGATCAAGAAGACGATGTTACCCGGCACCTACCGGGGCGCGTCCTTCGTCGACGCCCTCTACGAGGGACAGGCGAATGTGACTCGCGAATACGCGAACGAGAATCACCTGATGCATGCGCCCTCGGAACTGCACATCCGAGAGGATGGTTCGTTCCAAGTGTCGTTTGAGGGGGCGAACAAGTGGGGGTGGCATCCGTACAACTGCACGCCAGCAGCTATTCAAGGCGGCGTCTGGGTGATGCTCACCCAGACCGTCATCCCCAACGAGCGGGTCAATGACGGCGCGTACTACGCCTGTGATTTTCATTTGCCGGTGGGTTCGTGGGCGAACACGCAGAACACGGAGACGGCCCACGCCTACGCGTGGCACTTCCTCGTCTCGGCGTGGGCACCCTTGTGGCAACACCTCTCGCGAGGATACTACGCTCGGGGCTTCTGGGAGGAGATCAACGCGGGCAACGCCAACACGTCGAACTGGTTGCAGGGCGGCGGCATCGACCAGTTCGACAAACTCCACGCCGTCAACTCCTTCGAGGCTGCATGTGAAGGTGTCGGCGCGCGCTACGTCGAGGACGGTGAACCCCACGCGTCGGCCGTCTGGAACCCCGAGGGCGACATGGGCGACGCGGAAGCGTGGGAACGGGTCGAGCCACTACCGTTCCTTGGGCGGGCAGTGAAGCCAAATACGGGCGGCGCGGGTCGTCGGGCCGGTGGCTCGGGCTTCGAGTCGATGCGGACGGTCAAAGACGTGAGCCGCTGGCTGCTCTACGAGATGGGCAACGGGTACATGACCAGCGACGGCGGCCTGTTCGGCGGCTACCCGGCCGCCTCGGGCTACATCCTCAACGCCACAGATACCGACCTGCAAGAGCGCTTCGAGAATCAGGACGACTACCCCCAGCACGACCTCGACCCGGAGAGCGGCGAGTTCGAATCCAAGGTTGACGGGGAGATCACCCGTCGACCGGAGGGCATCAGCACGCCCAAGGAGTTCGACGACTACGACCTGTACCTGAACTACCTGCGTGGTGGCTCGGGACTGGGTGATCCGCTCGAACGCGACCCCGAAAACGTAGTCGACGACATCCACGACGGGTACGTCCTCCCACGACACGCGAAGGACGCGTACGCGGTGGTCGTGGAGAAAGTTGACGACGAAGCCCGACACAACTCCGCGGTTCACGGCGAGTATGAACTCGACCGCGAGGCGACCGAAAAGCTGCGGGCAGAACGGCTCGCAGAGCGGGCGGAGAAGGCCAAGCCCGTCTCGGAGTGGTACGAAGAGGAGCGCGAACGGATCCGTGAACAGAATCTCATCGATGACGTGAAAAAGACCTACGAGAGCAGTATGCGAATGAGTACCCCATTCGCGGACTTCTACCGCGAGTTCTGGGAGTTGTCCGAGGACTTCGAGTGGGATCTGAGCGAGAAGGCCCAGCGCTCTCTCGACAACCGGTTCGACACTGGCCTCCGCCCCATGTGGGACAATTACACACGACGACACAAAATTTGGCTCAACGTCGACGATGAACCGTACGTTCCATACACATGGCACGCGGACCGGTCGATCCAAGACCTCTCGGACATCGAATCGACATTCGGCGACGACGGTCGGTGA
- a CDS encoding VOC family protein, producing the protein MITKIDHLGVLVSDIDANEALFELLGLDVGAVEHVPAFGVDIAFIRVGESLVELVEPVDHDSDIAADLRAADDDALLHHVAYRVEDIEAELETLRAAGVPLADETPRRGAGDARVAFLDPAAANGVRVELVERPSDVALD; encoded by the coding sequence ATGATCACCAAAATCGACCACTTGGGGGTGCTCGTTTCGGATATCGACGCCAACGAGGCGCTGTTCGAACTGCTTGGGCTCGATGTCGGCGCCGTCGAACACGTCCCGGCTTTCGGCGTCGATATCGCGTTCATCCGGGTCGGCGAGAGTCTCGTCGAACTGGTCGAACCGGTCGACCACGATAGCGACATTGCGGCCGACCTCCGCGCGGCGGACGACGACGCGCTTCTCCACCACGTCGCCTACCGCGTCGAGGATATCGAGGCCGAGTTGGAGACGTTGCGCGCGGCGGGCGTCCCACTCGCCGACGAGACGCCCAGACGCGGGGCGGGCGATGCGCGGGTCGCCTTCCTCGATCCGGCGGCTGCGAACGGCGTCCGTGTCGAACTCGTGGAGCGACCGTCCGACGTGGCGCTCGACTGA
- a CDS encoding acetone carboxylase subunit gamma, which produces MPESYPREHIEDLVDDNLEWNQLHDMMSDFKDADRFQKVRDVLQERVDWDDPIIIPYADHLYVVAKSADRWVIKCDCGHEFCEHDQNWKADALINVRDTEEQYLEIYPEQMHPHPDYMELREFFCPGCNTLLEVTNVMPGYPLIHEFEPDIETFYEEWIGEPIPTPESA; this is translated from the coding sequence ATGCCAGAATCATACCCACGCGAACACATCGAGGATCTCGTCGACGACAATCTGGAGTGGAATCAGCTCCACGACATGATGAGCGATTTCAAGGACGCCGACCGGTTCCAGAAGGTCCGGGACGTCCTGCAGGAGCGGGTCGACTGGGATGACCCGATCATCATCCCGTACGCCGACCATCTGTACGTCGTCGCGAAGTCGGCGGACCGCTGGGTCATCAAGTGCGACTGCGGCCACGAGTTCTGCGAACACGACCAGAACTGGAAGGCGGACGCGCTGATCAACGTCCGGGACACGGAGGAACAGTACCTCGAAATCTACCCCGAGCAGATGCATCCGCATCCGGATTACATGGAACTGCGGGAGTTCTTTTGTCCCGGCTGTAACACGCTGCTCGAAGTGACGAACGTCATGCCGGGCTACCCGCTCATCCACGAGTTCGAGCCCGACATCGAGACGTTCTACGAGGAGTGGATCGGGGAACCGATTCCGACGCCCGAGTCGGCGTAA
- a CDS encoding helix-turn-helix domain-containing protein produces the protein MLRFEFQIRLAGILSHILDVSEQVESIEIDNALPVTDGGVFLFLTVKFDETVSETDIAGQLPDMDIVNMSQATVNSQMYYLCVVTELANVSVLSLLTEQQAIPHRIVGENSQLSVVASVRDWNHLKKVANTIEDEHGSLELIGTTQTESVGFPLGGDKIKQSMSGKLSDAQLEVLEMAYQMGYFKVPQEVTAEEIANELDISRSTLSERLRRVEHNFCALLFGPRQ, from the coding sequence ATGCTTAGATTCGAATTTCAGATTCGTCTGGCCGGAATCCTTTCGCACATCCTCGATGTCTCCGAACAGGTCGAGAGTATCGAGATCGACAATGCGCTTCCGGTCACCGACGGCGGTGTCTTCCTTTTTCTGACGGTCAAGTTCGACGAGACCGTCTCGGAGACGGACATCGCGGGCCAGTTGCCCGACATGGACATCGTCAACATGAGTCAGGCGACGGTCAACTCGCAGATGTACTATCTCTGTGTCGTGACCGAGCTCGCGAACGTCTCCGTGCTGTCGCTACTGACTGAACAGCAGGCGATTCCGCACCGTATCGTCGGCGAGAACTCCCAGCTGTCGGTCGTGGCGTCGGTTCGCGACTGGAATCATCTGAAGAAAGTTGCCAACACCATCGAAGACGAGCACGGGTCGCTCGAACTCATCGGGACAACCCAGACCGAGAGCGTCGGCTTCCCACTCGGGGGCGACAAAATAAAGCAGAGTATGTCGGGGAAGCTCTCCGACGCCCAGCTTGAGGTACTGGAGATGGCCTACCAGATGGGGTATTTCAAAGTTCCACAGGAGGTGACGGCCGAAGAGATCGCCAACGAGCTGGACATCAGCAGGTCGACGCTGAGCGAACGGCTCCGTCGCGTTGAACACAACTTCTGTGCACTCCTTTTCGGCCCCCGCCAATGA
- a CDS encoding hydantoinase B/oxoprolinase family protein: MSSTQHGEENFPRMRREKEKVHEKQANGKGIGWGGQSLREQFEDLEERTEETGHYAGFEKLEMKRERPIEYEQMFAQLRGDLVTARETSKEVAATPIVEQEGELCYGLFTPEGDSIAVSTGIIVHIHTMSEAIKYMINHDYEESPGIEPGDVFVNNDPHVGDVHPCDIMTMIPIFHEGELVAWAGGVNHVIDTGAIGPGSMNVSQASRFGDGAHYTARKIGEDLELYNSWKKDYPDKTRTPDFLKLDERTRMTGCLMIRNAVNDIIDEYGVETFKQLSREAIEDGRRGFRNRIRKTMLPGTYRGASFVDALYEGQSNLTRAYANENHLMHAPSELHVREDGSFQVSFEGANKWGWHPYNCTPAAIQGGIWVMLTQTVIPNSNVNDGAYYSCDFHLPVGSWANTQNTETAHAYAWHFLVSAWAPLWQHLSRGYFARGFWEEINAGNANTSNWLQGGGIDQFDKLHAVNSFESACEGVGARYVEDGEPHAAAIWNPEGDMGDAEVWEMTEPLPFLGRSVKPNTGGAGRRAGGSGFESMRTVKDVSRWLLYEMGNGYMTSDGGLFGGYPAASGYILNAQNTDLQERFENQEDYPQHDLDPESGEFESKIDGEITRRPEGISTPKEFDDYDLYLNYLRGGSGLGDPLERDPEDVVDDIHDGYVLPRHAKDAYAVVVERVDDEARHNSAVHGEYELDREATEELRAERMTERAEKAQPVSEWYDEERERIREQDLIDDVKKTYESSMRMSKQFTDFYHEFWELPDDFEWDLSEKAQRSLEGRFKSGTKMKWDNPTHGHETWLDIGRDDEPRVPYTWNADRSIQELSSPTASFGGVTTGTATDDD; encoded by the coding sequence ATGAGTTCGACACAACATGGGGAAGAGAACTTCCCCCGGATGCGACGCGAGAAAGAAAAGGTCCACGAGAAGCAGGCGAACGGCAAAGGGATCGGCTGGGGTGGCCAGTCGCTCCGCGAGCAGTTCGAGGACCTCGAAGAACGAACGGAGGAGACGGGCCACTACGCCGGCTTCGAGAAGCTCGAAATGAAACGCGAGCGGCCGATAGAGTACGAACAGATGTTCGCCCAGCTCCGGGGTGACCTCGTGACCGCGCGCGAGACGTCGAAGGAGGTGGCCGCGACGCCCATCGTCGAGCAGGAGGGTGAACTCTGTTACGGCCTGTTCACGCCGGAGGGCGATTCCATCGCCGTCTCGACGGGGATCATCGTGCACATCCACACGATGAGCGAGGCGATCAAGTACATGATCAACCACGACTACGAGGAGAGTCCCGGGATCGAACCCGGCGATGTCTTCGTCAACAACGATCCACACGTCGGCGACGTTCACCCGTGTGACATCATGACGATGATTCCCATCTTCCACGAGGGAGAGCTCGTCGCGTGGGCAGGTGGCGTCAACCACGTCATCGACACCGGGGCCATCGGTCCTGGGAGCATGAACGTCTCGCAGGCGTCCCGCTTCGGCGACGGCGCCCACTACACCGCCCGCAAAATCGGCGAGGATCTGGAGCTGTACAACTCGTGGAAGAAGGACTATCCCGACAAGACGCGGACGCCGGACTTCCTGAAACTCGACGAGCGGACTCGCATGACCGGCTGTCTGATGATTCGGAACGCAGTCAACGACATCATCGACGAGTACGGCGTCGAGACGTTCAAACAGCTCTCTCGCGAGGCCATTGAGGACGGCCGCCGTGGCTTCAGGAACCGCATCCGGAAGACGATGCTCCCCGGCACGTACCGGGGCGCGTCCTTCGTCGACGCCCTCTACGAGGGGCAGAGTAACCTGACACGCGCCTACGCGAACGAGAACCACCTGATGCACGCACCCTCGGAACTGCACGTCCGGGAGGACGGCTCGTTCCAAGTGTCGTTTGAGGGGGCGAACAAGTGGGGGTGGCATCCGTACAACTGCACGCCTGCGGCCATTCAGGGCGGTATCTGGGTGATGCTCACCCAGACCGTCATCCCGAACTCGAACGTCAACGACGGCGCGTACTACAGCTGTGACTTTCACCTCCCGGTGGGGTCGTGGGCGAATACCCAGAACACGGAGACGGCTCACGCCTACGCGTGGCACTTCCTCGTCTCGGCGTGGGCACCCTTGTGGCAACACCTGTCACGCGGCTACTTCGCACGCGGCTTCTGGGAGGAGATCAACGCCGGCAACGCCAACACCTCGAACTGGCTGCAGGGCGGCGGCATCGACCAGTTCGACAAACTCCACGCCGTCAACTCCTTCGAGTCGGCGTGTGAGGGTGTCGGCGCACGCTACGTCGAGGACGGCGAACCGCACGCCGCGGCCATCTGGAACCCGGAGGGTGACATGGGCGACGCCGAGGTCTGGGAGATGACCGAACCGCTCCCGTTCCTCGGTCGGTCGGTGAAGCCGAACACCGGCGGCGCGGGGCGGCGGGCCGGCGGGTCCGGCTTCGAGTCGATGCGGACGGTCAAGGACGTGAGCCGCTGGTTGCTCTACGAGATGGGCAACGGGTACATGACCAGCGACGGTGGCCTCTTCGGCGGCTATCCGGCCGCCTCGGGGTACATCCTCAATGCCCAGAACACGGATCTGCAGGAGCGCTTCGAGAATCAGGAGGACTACCCCCAGCACGACCTCGACCCGGAGAGCGGCGAGTTCGAGTCGAAAATCGACGGGGAGATCACCCGTCGACCGGAGGGCATCAGCACGCCCAAGGAGTTCGACGACTACGACCTGTACCTGAACTACCTGCGTGGTGGCTCGGGACTAGGTGACCCGCTCGAACGCGACCCCGAAGACGTAGTCGACGACATCCACGACGGGTACGTCCTGCCGCGGCACGCGAAAGACGCGTACGCGGTGGTCGTGGAGAGAGTCGACGACGAAGCCCGACACAACTCCGCGGTCCACGGCGAGTACGAACTCGACCGCGAGGCGACCGAGGAACTCCGGGCCGAACGGATGACCGAACGGGCCGAGAAGGCCCAGCCCGTCTCCGAGTGGTACGACGAGGAGCGCGAGCGAATTCGCGAGCAGGACCTCATCGACGACGTGAAAAAGACCTACGAGAGCAGTATGCGCATGAGCAAGCAGTTCACCGACTTCTACCACGAGTTCTGGGAACTGCCCGACGACTTCGAGTGGGACCTGAGCGAGAAAGCCCAGCGCTCCCTCGAGGGTCGATTCAAGAGCGGCACGAAGATGAAGTGGGACAACCCGACCCACGGTCACGAAACGTGGCTGGACATCGGCCGCGACGACGAGCCGCGAGTGCCGTACACATGGAACGCCGACCGGTCGATTCAGGAGCTCTCGAGCCCGACTGCATCGTTCGGTGGAGTCACCACCGGAACAGCGACTGACGACGACTGA
- a CDS encoding universal stress protein has translation MIENILVATDGSDAAKQATKHAVRIAAVSEATIHALHVVSPRLLRFLEDSADQTIETESFGGEAVRTAEQIADEAGVGIRASVERGNPAETILSYAESNDIDLITMGTHGRAGLPRYVFGSVAETVLRTATCPVLAAHASEQLMSYDDILVPIAGEREGRNVPQMAIDFAEQFDATLHLVHVVDRRLLASSYDLCPARPDVESELSERGEALLRSAKAPLEAAGIDFGTHLKSGLPISQLREFVTTANIDLVVMWSHRRRGPDRVLQGSVAESLLRSVTTPMLMVSDETQTD, from the coding sequence ATGATAGAAAATATCCTCGTCGCGACTGATGGAAGTGATGCAGCGAAGCAGGCAACGAAGCACGCAGTGCGCATCGCAGCTGTCTCCGAAGCGACGATCCACGCTTTGCACGTCGTGTCGCCGCGGCTGCTCAGATTCCTCGAAGACAGCGCCGACCAAACGATCGAAACCGAGTCGTTCGGGGGAGAAGCCGTTCGGACAGCAGAGCAGATTGCCGACGAGGCGGGCGTGGGGATCCGGGCCTCTGTCGAACGCGGTAATCCGGCTGAGACGATTCTGTCATATGCGGAGTCGAACGACATTGATCTCATCACGATGGGGACACACGGACGGGCGGGCTTACCGCGATACGTCTTCGGAAGCGTCGCCGAGACCGTGCTTCGAACCGCGACCTGTCCTGTGTTGGCGGCACATGCTAGCGAGCAGTTGATGTCCTACGACGATATCCTCGTTCCGATCGCCGGTGAAAGGGAGGGCCGGAATGTTCCACAAATGGCAATCGACTTTGCAGAGCAGTTCGACGCTACGCTACATTTGGTACACGTCGTCGACCGTCGGCTGCTTGCGTCGTCATACGACCTATGTCCCGCGCGGCCCGATGTCGAGTCAGAGCTGAGTGAACGCGGTGAAGCGCTCCTCAGATCGGCGAAGGCACCGCTGGAGGCTGCGGGTATCGATTTCGGGACGCACTTGAAGAGTGGACTCCCCATCTCGCAGCTCCGCGAGTTCGTGACGACCGCTAATATCGACCTGGTGGTTATGTGGTCACACCGCCGACGCGGTCCTGATCGAGTCCTACAGGGCAGCGTTGCCGAGAGTCTACTGCGATCGGTGACGACGCCGATGCTGATGGTCAGCGACGAGACCCAGACCGATTGA